CGAGACACAGAAGTCGCTGACAGAAAATCTTTTTGAGGCCCACAAGTTTTTTAAACGCAAAGGGAAATGGATAACAGCCTCCGAGCTGGCTCAGGAAGGCCTTGCTCGAGGTGTGAAGGAGTTTGGATTGTGATTGTTTTTCCTGCTGTTGATATCAAAGGTGGTAAATGCGTCAGGCTCAAGCAGGGGCTGGCACACAAAGAAACCGTGTTTAACGAAAGCCCTGTCGACGCTGCAAAGCATTGGGCTGCTCGCGGTGCACGGTATCTGCACGTCGTCGACCTCGATGGTGCCTTTGACGGGCATCCCGCAAACTGGCGCCTGATTCATGATATTTGCCACTCTGTCGATATCCCCGTACAGCTTGGCGGCGGCATTCGAGACATCGCCACCGCAAAGGCCTACGTCGAAGCAGGAGTTTCCAGACTCATCATCGGAACGATGGCCCTGGAAAATCCAGAGCTGTTTGGCGAACTTTGTGCGGCTCTTCCCGGCAAGATTGGTGTTTCCCTCGATGCTGTCGATGGAAATCTCAAAACCCGTGGGTGGGTCGAAGATGCCGGTATGACTGTGTTTGACGTGCTCCCTCGGCTCGAAGAGCAGGGCGCTCAGTTTATCATTTATACGGATATCAGCCGTGACGGTATGCAGTCTGGTGCCAATGTGCCAGCACTGAAAGCCCTCTGTGAAGCGAGTTCACTTCCCGTCATAGCTGCTGGCGGCGTTGCCAGTCTTGACGATATTCAGAATCTGTCTCCCCTTTGCAAAATCGGCCTCGAAGGAGCTATCTCCGGTAAGGCAATTTATGAGGGGACCCTTGATCTGGAGGCTGCAAATGAGTGGATTGACTCGCGAAGCGGGGAATAAATTAAAACAGGTTATGAAGCTAGGAAAGCAGCGGCGTGACAATCGCGTCGCCGCTTTGGAGAAAGAAATGGGAAAGTCCCTCTACAAGCTCGTCGTGAAAGGTATGAGCTGTCAGCATTGTGTCGCCGCCGTTACTGAGGCTCTCGCCAAGGTTTCCGGCCTCTCCAGTGTCTCTGTCGACCTTGAGAAAGGCGTCGCCTCTTTTTATTCTGATTCTGAGCCTGATTACGCTGTTCTCAAGGACGCTGTCGAAAGCATCGGCTTCGATGCTGGCGACCTCGTTCAGTAGAGGTAAGAAGATGGATGGGAGGGGAAGAATTGGGGGCCAGCCCCCAAACC
Above is a window of Desulfobaculum bizertense DSM 18034 DNA encoding:
- the hisA gene encoding 1-(5-phosphoribosyl)-5-[(5-phosphoribosylamino)methylideneamino]imidazole-4-carboxamide isomerase — protein: MIVFPAVDIKGGKCVRLKQGLAHKETVFNESPVDAAKHWAARGARYLHVVDLDGAFDGHPANWRLIHDICHSVDIPVQLGGGIRDIATAKAYVEAGVSRLIIGTMALENPELFGELCAALPGKIGVSLDAVDGNLKTRGWVEDAGMTVFDVLPRLEEQGAQFIIYTDISRDGMQSGANVPALKALCEASSLPVIAAGGVASLDDIQNLSPLCKIGLEGAISGKAIYEGTLDLEAANEWIDSRSGE
- a CDS encoding heavy-metal-associated domain-containing protein, yielding MSGLTREAGNKLKQVMKLGKQRRDNRVAALEKEMGKSLYKLVVKGMSCQHCVAAVTEALAKVSGLSSVSVDLEKGVASFYSDSEPDYAVLKDAVESIGFDAGDLVQ